The following proteins come from a genomic window of Clostridia bacterium:
- a CDS encoding acyl carrier protein yields the protein MHNKASYRKDEVFCEPIHVPYHECDGFRNFRLSALLAHMSTIAGEDYDDRGFPHDWLWDNGMVFLVSRLALRVIRNIKKDEEITLATYERGLKGATFNRNYEFIDADGNTAVECKSVWILCNPETRMVLKPKAFPRTPLQNWDKLPDCPEAERLKMPNDAEFLGDRRIVLSDIDWNGHLFNAYYCDISLDFLPLGLVERGVRDLVINFQHEAVLGDSLKIYGKIEGDCATVYGIKEGENTPCYICRFTFGLPDENI from the coding sequence ATGCATAATAAGGCTTCCTACCGTAAAGACGAGGTGTTCTGCGAGCCGATACACGTGCCGTATCATGAATGCGACGGCTTCCGCAATTTCCGCCTTTCGGCGCTTTTGGCGCACATGTCCACGATAGCCGGCGAGGATTATGATGATCGCGGCTTTCCGCACGACTGGCTGTGGGACAACGGCATGGTCTTTCTCGTTTCCCGCCTGGCTTTAAGAGTCATACGAAACATAAAAAAGGACGAGGAGATCACTCTCGCAACATACGAGCGCGGTCTCAAAGGCGCAACCTTCAACAGAAATTACGAATTCATAGACGCAGACGGCAATACCGCCGTCGAGTGCAAGTCCGTATGGATACTTTGCAACCCCGAAACGCGCATGGTTTTAAAGCCCAAGGCTTTTCCTCGCACGCCGCTGCAAAATTGGGACAAGCTTCCCGACTGTCCCGAGGCCGAAAGGCTCAAAATGCCCAACGACGCCGAATTTTTGGGCGACCGCAGGATAGTTCTCTCCGATATCGACTGGAACGGTCACCTTTTTAATGCATATTACTGCGATATATCGCTTGATTTTCTGCCATTGGGGCTCGTAGAGCGCGGCGTTCGCGATCTCGTAATAAACTTCCAGCACGAGGCCGTTTTGGGCGATTCGCTAAAAATATACGGGAAAATCGAAGGCGACTGCGCCACGGTCTATGGCATAAAGGAGGGCGAAAACACGCCCTGCTATATCTGCCGCTTCACGTTCGGACTTCCTGATGAGAATATTTAA